The stretch of DNA GGGTACAGGACACGAAGATACCCATTCACTATCGATGCCGATGCAGGCGCCTGGAGGTGGGCTGTGAGCAGGAGATCATCAGAACAGTGGGCACGCAGTGGCGGGGTGCCGGAACCGGTGGCGGTGGACGTGCTGGTCCCCACGTGCAACCGGCCTGCGGAGCTGGCAGTGACATTGGCTGGTCTGGCCGGGCAGGCGGATCCTTCCTTCCATGTGGTGGTCAGCGACCAGTCCACCGATGCGCCCGGCTGGGAGCATCCTGCGGCCGCTGCAATGGTGCGGGTCCTCGAGGCCCAGGGCCGCCCGGTGACGCTGCTGCGCCATCTGCCGCGGCGCGGGCTGGCTGAGCACCGCCAGTTCCTGCTCGACCAGGCAAGCGCGGAGAAGTGCCTCTTCCTTGACGACGATGTGTGGCTGGAGCCCGGTGCTCTGGAGCGGCTCAACGCGGCACTTGAGGCGCTGGGTTGCGGCTTTGTGGGCATGGCTCCGCAGGGACTGTCCTACCTCGATGACAGGCGGCCGGAGCAAACGGCGGGTTTTGAAGCGTGGGACGGGCCGGTAACGCCGGAACGCATCCGTTCGGGCACGCCCGGATTTGAGCGCTGGCCGCTTCACAACGCCGCCAACCTCAGCCACATCAGCGCGGATCTTTCCCTGGAGCCGGGGGAGTGGCTGCCCTACCGCGTGGCCTGGCTCGGCGGCTGCGTCCTGTACCGGCGCGAAGCCCTGACCGATGCCGGCGGCTTCACCTTCTGGCCGAGCCTTCCCGTGGAGCACGCCGGGGAGGACGTCGTGGCCCAGTGGCAGGTCATGGAGAGGTACGGCGCCGCCGGCATCCTGCCGTCGGGGGCAGTGCACCTGGAGTCACCCACCACGGTGACGGACCGGCGGGTGGAGGCCTATGACGTCGTCCTCAGTGAAAGCGCCACTGCGTTCGCAGGTAACAGCCCCGCCGTCGACTGAACAGGGAACAGCGCCGCCCCCTCCCGCCAACCGGGGCATTCGACGTATTCTGTAGAAACAAGGTTTTGCAGTGGGCCGGAGCGCTTCAAACAGGGCGTGGATAATGGCCGCTGAACCCACGGGGCAGGTTGGCTGGGGACCGCTTCCGATTCCGCCAGAGCCAGTCTTCGACAGCAAGGACGTTGAAGACTACCTCTGGGATGTCACCCATGAGTTCATGAAGGACATCAAAGGTGAAATCCGCGGCATCGGCTGGGCTGCAACCCTCTTCCGCCTGGGGAAGGCACGCACCCTCGCGGCCAGCAGCGAGCAGGCCCGTGACGCGGACCGGGAACAATGCTCCTTTGCTGACGGGCCAGTCCTCGAAGCCCTGCGCAGCGGCGAATTCGTGCTCCTGTCGGACGTCGGCCGGGACCGCCGCTGGCCCGGGTATGCCAGCGCCGCCGCCAGCCACGGAGTACAGTCCCTCCTGTCCATGCCCATCGTTTCCGAGGGCATGACGAGCGCGGCCATGAACCTCTACGCTCCCTCGCCGCATGTTTTCGGCAGCGACGATCTTCTCCGCAGCCAGAGCTACGTCAGGCAGGTGGCCCGCGCACTGCGGGTGGTGGTTCGCGTGGCGGAGCGCGCGGAGGCCGCCGCGGGCATTGCCGTAGCCCAAAGCTCCCTGGTCCTGGTGGACCTTGCGGTCCGCAGCCTCATGGACGAGTACGGCCTCAGCAGGGAGGGTGCCCTGCGCTTCCTGCAGCGGGAGGCGTCTCACCATGAGTTCGGCCTGCGGGACGCTGCCTTGAACGTGGTTGCCCCGGTCACGCAGGTCCCCGGGCGGGACCCTTCCAGGGACCGGCGGGAAATGGCCGACGACGTTGAGGACTTCCGCCTGCTGGCTCCGGCAGAGCTGGGCCAGCCGCCCGAGGCTGGGGCGCCGGATGCGCATCCTTCTACCGCGAAAGGACGGCCGGCATGACCACCGGACAGCAGGAAGCCTGGCAGGAACGTCCCCCGGCCGAGCGGCACCCCTGGCACCGCTTCGTAGCCCTTGGCGATTCGTACACTGAAGGAATCGGCGATCCCGAACGGCACAGCATCGGCGGTTTCCGCGGCTGGGCTGACCGGGCGGCAGAGGAACTCGCCAGGGGGCAGCACGACTTCGCCTACGCCAACCTCGCCGTGCGGGGGATGCTGCTGCAGGAGATTATCGACGGGCAGCTCGCGCCGGCTCTCGCACTTAAGCCGGACCTGGTGGCAATGTCCGGGGGCGGCAATGACGTTGTGTTCCGCCGCGGCGACCCGGACAAGCTCGCCGAGAAGATGGACCAGGCTGTCGGCGTGCTGGCTGAAACCGGGGCCACCATCATGTTGTTCGCCGGGCCCGACTGGGGCGGTACACCGGTGCTGGGGCAAATCCGCGGGAGGCTTGCTATCTACAATGAGCACCTCCACACGATCGGCATGCGCCACCACGCGGTGATGATTGACCTGTGGTGCCTCCCGGCGCTCCATGACGCCCGGATGTGGGACAAGGACCGCCTGCACCTGTCGCCCCTGGGGCATCACGTGGTTGCCGTTGCCGCCCTCGACGCGCTCGCGGTGCCGCATTCGCTCAAGCCCCTGCAGCCGCGGCCGGTCCCGTCACATGGCTGGACCCAGGCCAGGGCCGAAGACCTGATCTGGGCAAGGCAGTACTTGTTCCCCTGGGTCCTGCGGAGGCTGCGGCCCCCGGCCGGTGAGGCACTGGAGCCTAAGCGGCCGTTGCCGGGCCCGGTCTTTGGCCTCGGCAGCGATGGCGATGGCGTCGACTCACATGACGTCGCTTAGCCCGTACTAGCGCTTCTTCGGCCCCCGTTTCGCGGCCGCATTCATGGAGGCTTTGGCGGCTGGGGGCAGTCCGGCCTGCTCCGTTTCGGGTTCCGCCACCGTGCCCCTGGCCTTCGCGATCGCCTTCATGCCGTGGTAGATCACCAGTGCTGCGGCGGAACCCAGGGCGATGCCCGTGAACTTGAGCTCGCCGATGGTCCAGGTGTAGTCCGCGATGCCGATGATCAGGGCGACGGCGGCGGTGGTCAGGTTCACGGGGTTGGAGAAGTTCACTTTGTTCTGCACCCAGATCTTCACGCCCAGGATGCCGATCATGCCGTAGAGCATGGTGGCTGCGCCGCCCAGCACACCTGGCGGCACAGTGGCGATCAGCTCGCCGAATTTGGGGGAGAAGCTCAGCAGGATGGCGAACATTCCGGCCACCCAATAGGCTGCCGTGGAGTACACCTTGGTGGCGGCCATGACGCCGATATTCTCTGCGTAGGTGGTGGTGCCGGAGCCGCCGCCGAAGCCGGCCAGGACGGTGGCGCCGCCGTCGGCCATCAGCGCGCGGCCGGAGACGCCGTCGAGGTTCTGTCCGGTCATGGCAGCCACTGACTTCACGTGGCCGATGTTCTCGGCCACCAGCACCAGCACCACGGGCACGAACAGGCCCAGGACGCCGAGGTGGAATTCGGGGGCCTGGAACTGCGGCAGGCCCACCCAGGCGGCCGCGTCCATCTTGTCGTAGCTCACCTCGCCCCGGAGCATGGCCACGAGGTAGCCCACCACCACGCCCACCAGGATGCTGAGGCGGCCCAGGATCCCGCGGAACAGGACGCTGACCAGGATGATCGTGGCCAGCGTGATCACGGCGGTGACGGGGGCGGCGTCGAAATTGTTTTTCGCGGCAGGGGCCAGGTTAAGGCCGATGAGAGCCACGATCGCGCCGGTGACGATGGGCGGCATCAGGCGGTTGATCCAGCCCGCGCCGAACTTCTGCACAATGGCACCCACCAGGGCCAGTGCGGCGCCGGCCAGCACCACGCCGCCCAGCGCTCCGGGGACGCCGAACGCCTGCTGGGACGCCATGATGGGCGCGATGAACGCGAAGCTTGAGCCCAGGTAGCTGGGCACGCGGCCTTTGGTGATAACCAGGAACAGCAGTGTGCCGATGCCTGAGAAGAACAGGGTGGTGGCAGGCGGCATGCCGGTGATGATGGGTACCAGGAAGGTGGCGCCGAACATGGCCACGACGTGCTGCATGCCCACCCCAATGGTCAGCGGCCAGGCAAGCCGTTCATCGGGGGCCACCACGTGGCCCGGCTTGATGGACTTGCCGTTGCCGTGCAGCTTCCATTTGATTCCAAGCATGCTCATGGGCGGAGGCCTTTCAAGGGGGTGGCCGCGGAGGGCGAAGATCAACTGGCTCCAGAATACCGCCAAGCTTTTCGCGCCGGGTCTCCAGGTTGCTCGCGGATGCCGCTGTGGCTGAAGTCACGAGCCGTCACGGGAAGAGGAAAGGAGTGGTTGAAGTTGCAACTATGGAAAGCGAACACGCCACCCCGGCACGCGGGGCGGCGCAGCGAAAGGTACGCCAATGACTATTGCCCACGAAGAAGCGGTTATCGATTCGGCCGCCGTCGACGCCATTTTCGCCCAGGCCCGCACCGCCAACTCCTTCACCGGACAGGTGACCGACGAGCAGGCACAGGCCATCTACGAGCTCACCAAGTTTGGCCCCACCGCCTTCAACTCGCAGCCGCTGCGCGTGACCTACGTCCGCTCCGCTGAAGCCCGCGCCACGCTCGTTGACGCACTCGCCAACGGGAACAAAGCCAAGACCGCCTCCGCCCCGCTCGTGGCCATCCTCAGCTATGACACCGACTGGGCCGGGCAGTGGGACAACTTCCTCCCCGGCTACAACGCCCCGAAGGCCATGTACGACACCAACCCGGAACTGGCCGCCGCCACCGGCAACAACAACGCCCACCTGCAGGCCGGCTACTTCATCCTGGCTGTCCGGTCGCTCGGCTTCGCCGCCGGCCCCATGACGGGTGCGGATTTCGCCGCGATCGACGCTGCCTTCTTCCCCAAGGGTGACCAGAAGAGCTTCCTGGTGGTCAACATCGGCCAGCCCGCCGAGGACGCCTGGGGCACAGCCAAGCCCAAGTTCTCCTACGAGGACGTCGTCCGCACCGTCTAACCTCGACGCCCCATCACTTCCTGCGTCTTTTTCATCAACGCCCCATCACCGAGTGATGGGGCGTTGATGTTTTAAGCGCGTTATGTGATGGAGCGTTTGGGATTTAGGTGCAGAATCTGATGGGGCGTTGGAGGGCGGTGGGAGACTGGGCAGATGCGGAATCTGATCTTTGTGGCGTTCGTCGAGCCCGTGACCGAAGGACTGGTGTTCCTGCGGTCGGCATGGCCGCTGCATATCACGCTGGTGAGGTTCGACGTCGAGAGTCCGGCAGGTGCCGACGTCACCGTCAGGGTCGCCGAACTGGCAAAACCCTATGCAACGGCAGCCTTGGGCGCCAGCCTCACGGTGGGCGAAGATACCGGGTTCGGCCGCAACGGCTCGGTGCCCGTGAGCCTTATCCAACCGCAGCCGGATCTGCAAACCCTGCACGAGCAGCTCGTGGGTGCGCTCGCGCGTCTGGACGGCAAGGTGCTCACGCCCGCCCACACCCTCTCCGGCTACCGGCCGCACGTCTCACACCACGGTGACAAACGGCTGAATCCGGGCGACGCCGTCGTGCTTGACCGGATTGCCCTGGTGGACATGGCGCCGGACGGTGACCGTACCGTCCGGCGCGTGCTCCGGCTCTGGGACCGGGACTAAAGGGCCGCGACTAAACAGCGGGGGGCTGAATAGCCGGGAGCACGCAGCCTCCTAGGCGATGACGCCGTCCACCAGTGCCTTGGCTTCCGCCTGCACCTGCTTCAGGTGATCCTCGCCCTTGAAGGATTCGGCGTAGATCTTGTAGACGTCCTCCGTGCCGGACGGGCGGGCCGCGAACCAGGCGTTCTCGGTAACCACTTTGAGTCCGCCAATCGAGGCGCCGTTGCCGGGTGCTTCCGTAAGCTTGGCGAGGATTGGCTCGCCTGCCAGTTCGGTAGCCGTGACGTCCGACGGCGACAGCTTGCCCAGTGCCGACTTCTGCTCCCGGGAGGCGGCGGCATCAATGCGGGCGTAGACGGGGGCACCGAACTGGTCCGTGAGGCCCTTGTAGAGCTGGGACGGGGACTTGCCCGTGACCGCGGTGATCTCCGAGGCGAGCAGGGCCAGCAGGATGCCGTCCTTGTCCGTGGTCCAGACGCTGCCGTCCTTCTTATTGAAGGAAGCACCAGCCGACTCCTCGCCGCCGAACGCGCCCTCGCCGGAGAGCAGCCCCGGAACGAACCACTTGAAGCCCACCGGGACCTCCACAAGCTTGCGGCCCAGGCTTTCGGCCACGCGGTCGATGATGGAGGAGGACACCAGCGTCTTGCCCACCACGGAACCCGGGTTCCAGCCGCTGCGGTTGCGGTACAGGTAGTCGATGGCGACGGCGAGGTAGTGGTTCGGGTTCATCAGCCCGCCATCGGGGGTGACGATGCCGTGCCGGTCCGCGTCCGCATCGTTGCCGGTGGCGACATCGAACGAGGCACCCGCCCCGGCGCCGCCGTCGGCCATGCGCTGGATCAGTGAGGCCATGGCCGCGGGCGAGGAGCAGTCCATCCGGATCTTCTCGTCCCAGTCCAGGGTCATGAAGGCCCACTGCGGATCCACGGTTGGGTTGACCACGGTGAGGTTCAGCTGGTGGCGTTCGGCGATCTCGCCCCAGTAGTCCACGGACGCCCCGCCCATGGGGTCCGCCCCGATCCGCACCCCGGCTTCGCGGATGGCGTCCAGGTCCAGGACGGAGGGGAGGTCGTCCACGTAGCTGCTCAGGAAGTCGAATTTGCCGGTGGTGTCCGCGGCCAGCGCGTCAGCCACCGGGATGCGCTTGACGCCACGAAGGCCGTTTTCGAGCAGTTCGTTGGCTCGGTTGGCGATCCAGCCGGTGGCGTCCGAATCGGCCGGGCCGCCGTGCGGAGGGTTGTACTTGAAGCCGCCATCGCCCGGCGGGTTGTGGCTGGGGGTGACCACGATGCCGTCAGCCTGGGGCGCACCCGCACCCGCACCGGCATTCCGGTTGTAGGTGAGGATGGCGTGGCTCAGGGCCGGGGTGGGGGTGTAGCCGTGGCGGGCGTCGATGAGGACCTGCACGCCGTTGGCCGCAAGCACCTCAAGGGCTGAGTTCTGCGCCGGCTCGCTCAGCGCGTGGGTATCCTTGGCCAGGAACAGCGGACCAGTGACGCCCTCCGCCGCCCGGTACTCCACAATCGCCTGGGTAATGGCGACAATGTGCTTCTCGTTGAACGACGCTTTGAGGCTGGAACCGCGGTGCCCGGAGGTGCCGAACACTACGCGCTGGCCTGGATCACCCAGATCCGGCGTGATGTCGTAGTACGCGTCAAGAAGCGCTGTGATGTCAACAAGGTCCTGGGGTTGG from Pseudarthrobacter siccitolerans encodes:
- a CDS encoding GAF domain-containing protein, giving the protein MAAEPTGQVGWGPLPIPPEPVFDSKDVEDYLWDVTHEFMKDIKGEIRGIGWAATLFRLGKARTLAASSEQARDADREQCSFADGPVLEALRSGEFVLLSDVGRDRRWPGYASAAASHGVQSLLSMPIVSEGMTSAAMNLYAPSPHVFGSDDLLRSQSYVRQVARALRVVVRVAERAEAAAGIAVAQSSLVLVDLAVRSLMDEYGLSREGALRFLQREASHHEFGLRDAALNVVAPVTQVPGRDPSRDRREMADDVEDFRLLAPAELGQPPEAGAPDAHPSTAKGRPA
- a CDS encoding glycosyltransferase family 2 protein, which translates into the protein MSRRSSEQWARSGGVPEPVAVDVLVPTCNRPAELAVTLAGLAGQADPSFHVVVSDQSTDAPGWEHPAAAAMVRVLEAQGRPVTLLRHLPRRGLAEHRQFLLDQASAEKCLFLDDDVWLEPGALERLNAALEALGCGFVGMAPQGLSYLDDRRPEQTAGFEAWDGPVTPERIRSGTPGFERWPLHNAANLSHISADLSLEPGEWLPYRVAWLGGCVLYRREALTDAGGFTFWPSLPVEHAGEDVVAQWQVMERYGAAGILPSGAVHLESPTTVTDRRVEAYDVVLSESATAFAGNSPAVD
- a CDS encoding 2'-5' RNA ligase family protein, with the translated sequence MRNLIFVAFVEPVTEGLVFLRSAWPLHITLVRFDVESPAGADVTVRVAELAKPYATAALGASLTVGEDTGFGRNGSVPVSLIQPQPDLQTLHEQLVGALARLDGKVLTPAHTLSGYRPHVSHHGDKRLNPGDAVVLDRIALVDMAPDGDRTVRRVLRLWDRD
- the pgm gene encoding phosphoglucomutase (alpha-D-glucose-1,6-bisphosphate-dependent) translates to MASRAGTVAQPQDLVDITALLDAYYDITPDLGDPGQRVVFGTSGHRGSSLKASFNEKHIVAITQAIVEYRAAEGVTGPLFLAKDTHALSEPAQNSALEVLAANGVQVLIDARHGYTPTPALSHAILTYNRNAGAGAGAPQADGIVVTPSHNPPGDGGFKYNPPHGGPADSDATGWIANRANELLENGLRGVKRIPVADALAADTTGKFDFLSSYVDDLPSVLDLDAIREAGVRIGADPMGGASVDYWGEIAERHQLNLTVVNPTVDPQWAFMTLDWDEKIRMDCSSPAAMASLIQRMADGGAGAGASFDVATGNDADADRHGIVTPDGGLMNPNHYLAVAIDYLYRNRSGWNPGSVVGKTLVSSSIIDRVAESLGRKLVEVPVGFKWFVPGLLSGEGAFGGEESAGASFNKKDGSVWTTDKDGILLALLASEITAVTGKSPSQLYKGLTDQFGAPVYARIDAAASREQKSALGKLSPSDVTATELAGEPILAKLTEAPGNGASIGGLKVVTENAWFAARPSGTEDVYKIYAESFKGEDHLKQVQAEAKALVDGVIA
- a CDS encoding SGNH/GDSL hydrolase family protein, whose translation is MTTGQQEAWQERPPAERHPWHRFVALGDSYTEGIGDPERHSIGGFRGWADRAAEELARGQHDFAYANLAVRGMLLQEIIDGQLAPALALKPDLVAMSGGGNDVVFRRGDPDKLAEKMDQAVGVLAETGATIMLFAGPDWGGTPVLGQIRGRLAIYNEHLHTIGMRHHAVMIDLWCLPALHDARMWDKDRLHLSPLGHHVVAVAALDALAVPHSLKPLQPRPVPSHGWTQARAEDLIWARQYLFPWVLRRLRPPAGEALEPKRPLPGPVFGLGSDGDGVDSHDVA
- a CDS encoding uracil-xanthine permease family protein, coding for MSMLGIKWKLHGNGKSIKPGHVVAPDERLAWPLTIGVGMQHVVAMFGATFLVPIITGMPPATTLFFSGIGTLLFLVITKGRVPSYLGSSFAFIAPIMASQQAFGVPGALGGVVLAGAALALVGAIVQKFGAGWINRLMPPIVTGAIVALIGLNLAPAAKNNFDAAPVTAVITLATIILVSVLFRGILGRLSILVGVVVGYLVAMLRGEVSYDKMDAAAWVGLPQFQAPEFHLGVLGLFVPVVLVLVAENIGHVKSVAAMTGQNLDGVSGRALMADGGATVLAGFGGGSGTTTYAENIGVMAATKVYSTAAYWVAGMFAILLSFSPKFGELIATVPPGVLGGAATMLYGMIGILGVKIWVQNKVNFSNPVNLTTAAVALIIGIADYTWTIGELKFTGIALGSAAALVIYHGMKAIAKARGTVAEPETEQAGLPPAAKASMNAAAKRGPKKR
- a CDS encoding malonic semialdehyde reductase, producing the protein MTIAHEEAVIDSAAVDAIFAQARTANSFTGQVTDEQAQAIYELTKFGPTAFNSQPLRVTYVRSAEARATLVDALANGNKAKTASAPLVAILSYDTDWAGQWDNFLPGYNAPKAMYDTNPELAAATGNNNAHLQAGYFILAVRSLGFAAGPMTGADFAAIDAAFFPKGDQKSFLVVNIGQPAEDAWGTAKPKFSYEDVVRTV